TAGGGTAGCATTACCTAGGGTAACATTGTAGGGTAGCATTCCAGGTGTCCAGGCTACTACTCAAGGCAGATGTCTATGCGCTGTGGTGATCTGTTAGGCTGTCCAACAGCAAAGACCTACAGAGCCCATCGTGTACCCTAAGGCATGAAGGCAAAAGGTCTTTGGTGATCTGGCTACAGTTAGTGACATGGCTTGGTGCCATGGGAATGACCATTGCTTCCACTATAAGATCACACATGCAGCTATCTCCCCGGCTAATGATGGTGTGTGTTGGAGGAGATGGTCCCTTGGCTAGATCAAGGGCTGAAGGAGGAATGGTCTTTGAGGATGTCCCAACTCCAGTCTCTAGTAAAAGCCTCGTTTGGTGATTTCCACTGAAGAAATGGCAATATCATTGAGAATCTGCAGCTTGGTGATGGATGAAAGCCGCTTCTGCCGATGCTTGTACTGcaagattttgttttcatcaaTGAAAATGTGGAAATAGTCCTGGTCAGAGTAGATTTCAACCTGAAAGAGAGACTGTGTTAGGTCCACTGTGTGGCTATATGTCCTTGCTGGACCTTGCTGCCGTCATGTCTGTGAGTGCCTGGGTATGGGTGCGTGCATCTGCAACCCAGTAGAACCCTGCCAGGGCTGCCATACACTCTGTTCACCCTTGTtttgggaaaagagagagaataacTGTGTTCTTTGCTTCATGATAACAGAAACTGGTGATAAAGCAAAGCCtaaattgaaaacaaatggaGCATCCAAGAATTACTGCTGgagctctgtgtttctgtgccAGAGCTGGGTGTAAATCAGCAGCAAATCAGGGTACAACAGAAATACTAACAGGAGACAGAGCCAGAAAGGGGATGCTACTTGGTATAgtgctgcaggaaaagcaggGCTAGATCCATGAGGAGGACCCCAGTATTGGCTGGGTCATTCCTGTCCCACCACTGAGGACATCTATGGGGTGACAGGGGGTTACCTGGAATGACTCCTTTGCTTTGAAGGGGAAGGTGTTATTaacctcttc
The Lathamus discolor isolate bLatDis1 chromosome 6, bLatDis1.hap1, whole genome shotgun sequence DNA segment above includes these coding regions:
- the GRIFIN gene encoding grifin, producing the protein MALRFEALYPEGMCPGWSVVVKGETSSSTSMFEINLLCDPGDQIALHFNPRFSSSRIVCNSFLANHWGKEEVNNTFPFKAKESFQVEIYSDQDYFHIFIDENKILQYKHRQKRLSSITKLQILNDIAISSVEITKRGFY